A single region of the Candidatus Goldiibacteriota bacterium genome encodes:
- a CDS encoding F0F1 ATP synthase subunit C, whose translation MDNVTIVAVVSIITAGATIVLGTLLPAYGEMKALIKALESITQQPDASNVLSRNLFVGLAMIESLAIYCLVISIILIFTNPFWNFMTTAGGK comes from the coding sequence ATGGACAATGTAACGATAGTGGCGGTGGTTTCAATTATTACGGCAGGGGCGACAATTGTACTGGGAACATTGCTGCCCGCTTACGGCGAAATGAAAGCGCTTATAAAGGCGCTGGAATCAATCACGCAGCAGCCGGACGCTTCAAATGTATTAAGCAGAAACCTTTTTGTAGGGCTTGCCATGATTGAATCGCTGGCAATTTACTGCCTGGTTATTTCAATAATCCTTATTTTTACAAACCCGTTCTGGAATTTTATGACAACAGCCGGAGGCAAGTAG